In Arachis stenosperma cultivar V10309 chromosome 1, arast.V10309.gnm1.PFL2, whole genome shotgun sequence, one DNA window encodes the following:
- the LOC130937400 gene encoding cellulose synthase-like protein E1, translated as MGAVDMGYSPLFETNKGRGSVIYRPFAISLFVAIFFIWVYRLTHIPSKVEDGNIWVWLGMFGADLWFGLYWFLTQALRWNLIFRQTFKDTLSQRYEDKLPGVDIYVCTADPEIEPPMMVINTVLSVMAYDYPTHKLSVYLSDDGGSDITFYALLEASNFAKHWLPFCKKFKVEPRSPAAYFNNIFSMAHQNNQYDDHTHTIELAAIKKLYDEMEKRIEDSTKMGEVPKEARLKHKGFSQWNSYSSKHDHDTILQIILDKKDPNNSKDVDGVVLPTLVYLAREKRPQHSHNFKAGAMNSLLRVSSSISNGKIILNVDCDMYSNNSESVRDALCFFMDEEKGHEIAFVQFPQNFENVTKNDLYGSCLITISQVEFHGADGLGGPLYVGTGCFHRRDTLCGMKFNNGQNRINDWANNENDQSLEENLQELEERSKVLASCTYEENTLWGKEMGLRYGCPVEDVITGLAIQSNGWKSVYYNPKRKAFLGVAPTTLHQTLVQHKRWSEGDFQILLSKYSPAWFAHGRISLGLQMGYSTYCLWASNSLATLYYSIIPSLYLLKGTSLFPKMSSPWFIPFAYVIIGETSYSLLEFLFSGGTIQGWWNDLRIWLYKRTTSYLFAFIDTILKLFGVSDSAFVITAKVAGEDVSKRYEKEIMEFGTSSPMFTILSTLALLNLFCFLGLLKDAMLREGICTLEAFEEMFLQTLLCGFLVLINLPIYQGLFLRRDNGRLPTSLAIKSTALALSLIIFLRSLA; from the exons atgggAGCAGTAGATATGGGGTACTCTCCATTGTTTGAGACAAATAAGGGAAGAGGGAGTGTGATCTATAGGCCCTTTGCAATCTCATTATTTGTGGCCATATTCTTCATTTGGGTTTATAGACTCACCCACATACCTTCAAAGGTTGAAGATGGCAACATCTGGGTATGGCTTGGTATGTTTGGTGCAGATTTATGGTTTGGTCTTTATTGGTTTCTCACTCAAGCACTCCGTTGGAACCTTATCTTCAGGCAAACTTTCAAGGACACCCTCTCTCAAAG ATATGAGGACAAGTTGCCAGGAGTGGACATATATGTGTGTACGGCAGATCCAGAAATAGAACCACCAATGATGGTGATTAACACAGTTCTCTCTGTAATGGCTTATGATTATCCAACTCATAAGCTTAGTGTCTATCTCTCTGATGATGGAGGTTCAGATATTACTTTCTATGCTCTCTTAGAGGCATCTAATTTTGCTAAGCATTGGTTGCCATTTTGCAAGAAGTTCAAGGTTGAACCAAGGTCTCCGGCGGCttattttaataacattttctCAATGGCACACCAAAATAATCAATATGATGATCACACTCACACTATAGAGTTGGCGGCTATAAAG AAATTATACGACGAAATGGAAAAGAGAATTGAGGACTCGACGAAGATGGGTGAAGTACCCAAAGAAGCACGTTTAAAACACAAAGGATTTTCTCAATGGAATTCATATTCTTCTAAACATGATCATGACACAATTCTTCAA ataATACTTGATAAAAAGGACCCAAATAATTCGAAGGACGTAGATGGGGTTGTTCTACCAACTTTGGTGTATTTAGCTAGGGAGAAGAGACCCCAACATTCCCACAACTTTAAAGCTGGAGCTATGAATTCACTg TTAAGGGTGTCTTCTTCTATTAGCAACGGAAAAATAATTCTGAATGTAGATTGTGATATGTACTCAAACAATTCAGAATCGGTGAGAGATGCTTTGTGTTTTTTTATGGATGAAGAAAAAGGCCATGAAATTGCTTTTGTGCAATTTCCACAGAACTTTGAGAATGTCACCAAGAATGATTTATATGGGAGTTGTCTAATAACAATTAGCCAG GTAGAGTTCCATGGTGCAGATGGTCTTGGTGGCCCTTTGTATGTAGGGACTGGTTGCTTTCACAGGAGAGATACACTTTGTGGAATGAAGTTTAATAATGGTCAAAACAGGATTAATGATTGGGCTAATAATGAAAATGATCAAAGTCTAGAAGAAAACTTGCAGGAATTGGAAGAAAGATCAAAGGTCCTCGCAAGTTGTACCTATGAGGAAAACACATTATGGGGGAAAGAG ATGGGTTTAAGATATGGATGTCCAGTGGAAGATGTAATAACAGGATTGGCTATACAATCCAATGGATGGAAATCAGTGTACTACAACCCAAAAAGGAAGGCCTTCTTAGGAGTAGCTCCAACAACATTACATCAAACACTTGTACAACATAAGAGATGGTCTGAAGGTGACTTCCAAATTTTGCTTTCTAAGTATAGTCCTGCTTGGTTTGCACATGGTAGAATCAGTTTGGGCCTTCAAATGGGGTATTCTACTTATTGCTTATGGGCCTCAAACTCTTTGGCAACATTATACTACTCAATTATCCCTTCATTGTATCTCCTTAAAGGCACTTCCTTGTTCCCAAAG ATGTCAAGCCCATGGTTCATACCCTTTGCATATGTCATTATTGGGGAAACAAGTTATAGTTTATTGGAATTTTTATTCTCTGGAGGCACAATTCAAGGTTGGTGGAATGACCTAAGGATATGGCTATACAAGAGAACAACTTCATACTTGTTTGCCTTCATTGACACCATCTTAAAGCTCTTCGGAGTCTCCGATTCGGCCTTTGTAATCACGGCGAAAGTCGCCGGAGAAGATGTGTCGAAACGCTACGAGAAAGAAATCATGGAGTTTGGAACCTCCTCTCCAATGTTCACTATACTATCAACACTTGCATTGCtcaatttgttttgttttcttggGTTGTTGAAGGATGCAATGTTGAGGGAAGGTATTTGCACTCTTGAAGCATTTGAGGAAATGTTTTTGCAAACTCTATTGTGTGGCTTTTTGGTTCTTATCAATTTGCCTATATACCAAGGACTTTTCTTAAGAAGGGATAATGGAAGATTACCAACCTCTCTTGCCATTAAATCAACAGCATTAGCTCTAAGTCTGATTATCTTCTTGAGAAGCCTTGCATGA